From the Trifolium pratense cultivar HEN17-A07 linkage group LG4, ARS_RC_1.1, whole genome shotgun sequence genome, the window TATGTCCGATGGGATTGGAGTATGAAAGGATACATGCGTGCCCAAATGATTGCATATTATACAGAAAAGAGTTTGCAAACTCTGATCATTGTCCGAAGTGCATGGCGTCACgctacaaaaagaaagatggtgATTCTAGTGATGATGTGGTGACGAAAAAGGGTTCTCCCGTGAAAGTTGTATGGTACCTACCAATAATTCCAAGGTTCAAGAGATTGTTCGCTAATGCAAATGACGCAAAGAATCTTAGATGGCATgtagaagagagaaaatgtgatGGACAAATTCGCCATGTAGCTGATTCTTTGCAATGGAAGAAAATCGATTCTTTGTTTCCAAATTTTGGCAAGGAGTCGAGAAACCTTAGACTTGGACTTGCTACCGATGGAATGAATCCGTTTGGCAATCAAAGTACTAACCATAGTTCATGGCCTGTTCTGCTCATGATTTACAACCTATCTCCTTGGTTGTGCATGAAgcgtaaatatattatgttatcgaTGATGATTTCGGGCCCAAGACAACCCGGAAATGACATAGATGTTTATCTAAGTCCCCTAATTGATGATTTAAGAGTGTTGTGGGAGAAAGGAGTTGATGTTTTTGATGCGTATTCTGGTGAACAATTCAATATGCGTGCCATGTTGTTTTGCACCATCAACGACTTTCCGGCATATGGCAATTTGTCTGGGTATAGCGTTAAAGGGCACTTAGCGTGTCCTATATGTGCAAAAGACACAAATTTCAAACAATtgaaaaagggaaagaaaactGTGTATCTTGGGCATCGGAGATTTCTAAACCGTTATCATCCATATCGTAGATTGCGGAAAGCTTTCAATGATCACCCGGAGGATGGTGTTGCTCCGGAGCCCTTAACCGGAGAGCAAGTTTATGAACTACAACGAGATATTAATGTTGTCTTTGGAAAGGACGTTGGAAAGGGgaaaaaaaagggcaaaaaaaaGTCTGATGTGGAAGAAAAAAAGTCTGATGTGAAAATTTCATGGAAAAAGAGGTCGGTGTTCTTTGATCTTCCATATTGGTCCAGTCTTGATGTAAGACATTGTATTGATGTGATGCATGTGGAGAAAAATGTATGTGATAGTGTAATCGGAACACTTCTCAACATTGCAGGCAAGACAAAGGATGGTATAAATGCTCGTCTGGATATGGATTTGATGGGTATAAGAAAAGAGTTATTACcacaacaaataaataacaGGACATATTTGCCACCAGCATGTTACACTTTGTctaaaaaagagaaaacaagtttttgtgagtgtttaaaaagtatcaaagTGCCGCATGGTTACTCATCAAATGTCAATAAGCTTGTATCAATGAATGATCTCAAATTAATTGGCTTAAAGTCCCATGACTGTCATGTGTTGATGCAACAACTCCTACCCGTGGCTATTCGTGGGATATTGCCCGACAATGTTCGGAAAACTATAAGTAGGTTGTGCTTATTCTTCAATGCAATATGTTGTAAAGCCATTGATCCATTGAAGTTAGACGAGTTGGAAAACGAGGCTGCGGTTATCTTGTGTCAATTGGAGATGTATTTCCCTCcttcattttttgacattatGGTTCACTTAATTGTTCATCTAGTACGAGAGATCAGATTGTGCGGACCCATTTATTTAAGGTGGATGTATCCAATAGAGCGATATATGAAGATACTAAAAGGGTATACAAAAAATCCGCACCGTCCGGAAGCATCGATCGTTGAGAGGTACATTGCAGAAGAAGCTATTGAGTTTTGTTCAAACTATTTGTCAGAAGTGGATGCTATAGGGGTTCCCAAGTCTCGTCACGATGGAAGATGTGAAGGTATGGGTATACAAGGTTTAAATGTCAAGAGCATGAGTGGTCAGATAATCCTTCAGGCACATTTGTATATATTGAATA encodes:
- the LOC123922467 gene encoding uncharacterized protein LOC123922467, producing MMRDIGEDSFKTAHVHDTLCSDKDTPLYPGCTNFTRLSAVLKLFNLKAKNGWTDKSFSELLELLTQMLPEGNVIPNRCYEAKKVLCPMGLEYERIHACPNDCILYRKEFANSDHCPKCMASRYKKKDGDSSDDVVTKKGSPVKVVWYLPIIPRFKRLFANANDAKNLRWHVEERKCDGQIRHVADSLQWKKIDSLFPNFGKESRNLRLGLATDGMNPFGNQSTNHSSWPVLLMIYNLSPWLCMKRKYIMLSMMISGPRQPGNDIDVYLSPLIDDLRVLWEKGVDVFDAYSGEQFNMRAMLFCTINDFPAYGNLSGYSVKGHLACPICAKDTNFKQLKKGKKTVYLGHRRFLNRYHPYRRLRKAFNDHPEDGVAPEPLTGEQVYELQRDINVVFGKDVGKGKKKGKKKSDVEEKKSDVKISWKKRSVFFDLPYWSSLDVRHCIDVMHVEKNVCDSVIGTLLNIAGKTKDGINARLDMDLMGIRKELLPQQINNRTYLPPACYTLSKKEKTSFCECLKSIKVPHGYSSNVNKLVSMNDLKLIGLKSHDCHVLMQQLLPVAIRGILPDNVRKTISRLCLFFNAICCKAIDPLKLDELENEAAVILCQLEMYFPPSFFDIMVHLIVHLVREIRLCGPIYLRWMYPIERYMKILKGYTKNPHRPEASIVERYIAEEAIEFCSNYLSEVDAIGVPKSRHDGRCEGMGIQGLNVKSMSGQIILQAHLYILNNTAEVEPYLSDHKSIVKKKYPRINEKGLLKEHNKSFPDWFREKVANDGSVSDTIKWLSYEPKRNIITWSAYDINKTCFYTKLKDDHSTMQNSGVMVVAESMHFSSSKDKNPVMASTPYYGVIEEIWEVDYVLFKVPLFKCKWININSGVRIDELGFTLVDLSNSAYTDEPFIMASQAKQVFYVKDPSPNSRWSVVLQGKNVQGSDENQDVILDISETLPFSINVPTFVEENVEDDVQAIRSDHQEGIWQD